A genomic stretch from Caulobacter sp. FWC2 includes:
- a CDS encoding response regulator, giving the protein MSARLADETATLMIVEDEALVAILLRDELHDAGYRVLDLTDRHADALKVAEAEKPDLALVNIRLAGRDDGIELAEHLKALGIPVLLISGQVSRASSAKTVAIGSLPKPYDAADMVLAVAYLLARLHGDASLPKPSRLEVFDEAGFDLAPAA; this is encoded by the coding sequence ATGAGCGCGCGCCTAGCCGACGAGACCGCCACCTTGATGATTGTCGAGGATGAAGCGCTGGTGGCGATACTCCTCCGGGACGAGTTGCACGACGCAGGATACAGGGTGCTCGACCTGACCGACCGACACGCCGATGCGCTGAAGGTCGCTGAGGCTGAAAAGCCGGACCTGGCGCTGGTCAACATCCGGCTCGCCGGGCGTGACGACGGCATCGAGCTGGCCGAGCACCTGAAGGCCTTGGGAATTCCGGTCCTGCTGATCAGCGGCCAGGTCAGCCGAGCGAGTTCCGCCAAGACCGTGGCGATCGGCTCGCTTCCCAAGCCTTATGACGCCGCTGACATGGTGTTGGCGGTGGCCTATCTGCTGGCGCGCCTGCATGGCGACGCGTCCCTGCCCAAGCCGAGCAGGCTTGAAGTGTTTGACGAGGCCGGCTTCGATCTCGCGCCCGCAGCCTAG
- a CDS encoding NCS2 family permease, translating to MTFLERQFGLSAQGTSVRTEVLAGFTTFLTMAYIVIVNPAILGQTGMPIAAVAAATCLAAGFGSILMGLIANYPIALAPGMGLNAYFTFTVVKGMGLPWETALGCVFLSGVAFLILTVAGIRQLIVGAIPRPLFSAVAAGVGLFIAFIGLKEAGIIVANPATTVALGDLTQPTAVLAILGLAVMGGLMVWRVKGAILIGILVAAAAGWALGLAKVVPGESGLAALTATAFKLDVPAALHLNGGAGMAIAEVIFVFLFVDLFDNVGTLVAVTKKAGLVQPDGTIPRLNRILTADSIATIGGSLAGTSTVVSYIESASGVAAGGRTGLTAIVVGLLFLLTLFFAPWVQAIPAAATAPALIIVGSMMIGALADIDWEDPGVAIPAFLTVIAIPLTFSIANGLAFGITAFAVLKLARGQAKPGDWLLFVLAALFVARFIYMGSA from the coding sequence ATGACCTTTCTAGAGCGGCAGTTCGGGCTTTCGGCCCAGGGCACGAGCGTGCGCACCGAGGTGCTGGCCGGCTTCACGACCTTCCTGACCATGGCCTATATCGTGATCGTCAACCCGGCGATCCTGGGCCAGACCGGCATGCCGATCGCCGCCGTCGCCGCCGCCACCTGCCTGGCCGCGGGCTTCGGCTCGATCCTGATGGGACTGATCGCCAACTACCCGATCGCCCTGGCCCCCGGCATGGGCCTGAACGCCTATTTCACCTTCACCGTCGTCAAGGGCATGGGCCTGCCGTGGGAAACGGCGCTGGGCTGCGTCTTCCTGTCGGGCGTGGCCTTCCTGATCCTGACCGTGGCGGGGATCCGGCAGCTGATCGTGGGGGCGATACCGCGCCCGCTGTTCTCGGCCGTCGCGGCGGGCGTGGGTCTGTTCATCGCCTTCATCGGCCTCAAGGAAGCCGGCATCATCGTCGCCAATCCGGCCACCACGGTGGCCCTGGGCGACCTCACCCAGCCGACGGCGGTCCTGGCCATACTGGGCCTGGCCGTCATGGGCGGGCTGATGGTCTGGCGGGTAAAGGGCGCGATCCTGATCGGCATCCTGGTCGCCGCCGCTGCCGGCTGGGCCCTGGGCCTGGCCAAGGTCGTTCCCGGCGAGTCGGGCCTGGCCGCCCTGACGGCCACGGCCTTCAAGCTGGACGTACCCGCCGCCCTGCACCTGAACGGCGGAGCCGGCATGGCCATCGCGGAAGTGATCTTCGTCTTCCTGTTCGTCGACCTGTTCGACAATGTCGGGACCCTGGTGGCGGTGACCAAGAAGGCGGGCCTCGTGCAGCCCGACGGCACGATCCCGCGCCTGAACCGCATCCTCACCGCCGACAGCATCGCCACGATCGGCGGCTCGCTGGCCGGCACCTCGACCGTCGTCAGCTATATCGAGAGCGCCTCGGGTGTCGCGGCCGGTGGCCGCACGGGCCTGACCGCCATCGTGGTCGGCCTGCTGTTCCTGCTGACCCTGTTCTTCGCGCCCTGGGTCCAGGCGATTCCGGCCGCCGCCACGGCCCCGGCCCTGATCATCGTCGGCTCGATGATGATCGGCGCTCTGGCCGATATCGACTGGGAGGATCCGGGCGTGGCCATCCCCGCCTTCCTGACGGTGATCGCCATCCCGCTGACCTTCTCGATCGCCAACGGCCTGGCGTTCGGCATCACCGCCTTCGCCGTCCTGAAGCTGGCGCGCGGTCAGGCCAAGCCCGGCGACTGGCTGCTGTTCGTCCTGGCGGCCCTTTTCGTGGCGCGGTTCATCTACATGGGGTCAGCCTAG
- a CDS encoding sensor histidine kinase, whose product MALAIVTSSPGPLLLLDGQQTVIAASTSFCDLFGVDLAALTGQSLYALDGGEWDSPELRSLMIATVSGESAPGARDIDLNRPLERVRHLVVQARRLTYLDLDQTRILVAVSDITDSLADAASKARALAESSVLLQEVRHRVANSLQIIASVLLQNARKTTSDETRGHLKDAHHRVMSVAALERMLSTSESGDIEVRTYFTSLCENIAASMIGEVDRITLAVEGGHGVVEARVSVSLGLIVTELVINALKHAFPDGRPGKITVDYDFHGPNWILCVRDDGVGMPLTAPLRTGLGTSIVRALAGQLNASVEVTPEQPGTQVSIKHTQIALVQDDPETASQPPVMAEEPPVSAGLRMEERS is encoded by the coding sequence TTGGCGTTGGCCATTGTCACGTCGTCGCCCGGGCCACTTCTTCTCCTGGATGGCCAGCAGACTGTGATCGCGGCGAGCACGTCGTTTTGCGACCTCTTCGGCGTCGACCTGGCCGCGTTGACGGGGCAGTCCCTCTACGCCTTGGACGGGGGTGAATGGGACAGCCCCGAACTGCGATCCCTGATGATAGCGACCGTGTCGGGGGAAAGCGCGCCGGGCGCCCGGGATATCGATCTCAATCGGCCCCTGGAGCGGGTTCGTCACTTGGTCGTGCAAGCCAGACGGCTGACCTATCTGGATCTCGATCAAACGCGGATCCTCGTGGCGGTGTCGGACATCACCGACTCGCTCGCCGACGCGGCGTCGAAGGCGCGCGCGCTGGCGGAAAGCAGCGTGCTGTTGCAGGAGGTCCGGCACCGGGTCGCCAACAGCCTGCAGATCATCGCCAGCGTGCTCTTGCAGAACGCGCGAAAGACCACCTCCGACGAGACGCGGGGACATCTCAAGGACGCTCACCATCGGGTGATGTCCGTCGCCGCCCTCGAACGCATGCTGTCGACGTCCGAAAGCGGCGACATCGAGGTGCGGACCTATTTCACAAGCCTTTGCGAAAACATCGCGGCCTCGATGATCGGCGAGGTCGACCGCATCACCTTGGCCGTGGAGGGCGGCCATGGGGTCGTCGAGGCCAGGGTCTCGGTCAGCCTGGGCCTGATCGTCACCGAACTCGTCATCAACGCGCTCAAGCACGCCTTCCCCGATGGCCGGCCTGGCAAGATCACGGTCGACTACGATTTCCACGGGCCAAACTGGATTCTTTGCGTCCGCGACGATGGCGTCGGCATGCCGTTGACGGCGCCGCTTCGAACAGGCCTGGGCACGAGCATTGTCCGGGCGTTGGCCGGGCAGTTGAACGCCTCGGTCGAGGTCACGCCGGAGCAACCCGGCACCCAGGTTTCCATCAAGCACACCCAGATCGCCCTGGTTCAGGACGATCCCGAGACGGCGAGCCAGCCGCCTGTGATGGCCGAGGAGCCGCCGGTTTCGGCGGGCTTGCGAATGGAGGAACGATCATGA
- a CDS encoding polysaccharide biosynthesis/export family protein, whose protein sequence is MIGVSKLSRLFSMLALVVCIAGLGGGGAARAQQPIVSDTPVPAAQSMDYLLGAGDKVRVTVYGEPTLSGEFFVTGSGLMSLPLVGEIKAGGLTVGQFQDAVQKSLSDGYLKEPRVSAEVLTFRPFYILGEVEKPGTYPYTAGLTVLNAVATAGGFTYRADKKSVYIKHNGETTEVKGGLAPSTTVAPGDTIRIGERFF, encoded by the coding sequence ATGATCGGTGTTTCGAAACTCTCGCGCCTCTTTTCGATGTTGGCGCTGGTCGTCTGCATCGCCGGCCTCGGCGGGGGCGGCGCCGCGCGCGCCCAGCAGCCGATCGTCAGCGACACGCCTGTGCCGGCGGCGCAGTCGATGGACTATCTGCTCGGCGCCGGCGACAAGGTGCGGGTGACCGTCTATGGCGAGCCCACCCTGTCGGGCGAGTTCTTCGTCACGGGCAGCGGTCTGATGTCGCTGCCGCTGGTCGGCGAGATCAAGGCGGGCGGCCTGACGGTCGGCCAGTTCCAGGACGCCGTGCAGAAGTCGCTCAGCGACGGCTATCTGAAGGAGCCCCGCGTCAGCGCCGAAGTCCTGACCTTCCGCCCATTCTACATCCTGGGCGAAGTCGAGAAGCCGGGCACCTATCCCTACACGGCGGGTCTGACGGTGCTGAACGCGGTGGCCACCGCCGGCGGCTTCACCTACCGGGCCGACAAGAAGAGCGTCTACATCAAGCACAACGGCGAAACGACCGAGGTGAAGGGCGGGCTGGCCCCGTCGACCACGGTGGCGCCGGGCGACACGATCCGGATCGGCGAGCGCTTCTTCTGA
- a CDS encoding metallophosphoesterase family protein: MFKSLFRPKPQSRRASSTGGRMVYAVGDVHGRLDLLDGLIGAVTEDYRDTGREDPPVLVMLGDYVDRGAQSSAVIDRLILLKAQAAEGRFEFRTLMGNHEETLLHFLDDPMAGPSWVEYGGGETLMSYGVQRPVGRAEPEAWEQARQAFRAAFPSAHEAFLRQLELVVVYGDYVFVHAGVRPGVPLERQVPADLLWIRNEFLDNPHGLKATVVHGHTPVEEAFVGRQRINVDTGAYATGVLTAVRLDGGEPKIIQFSKARAT, translated from the coding sequence ATGTTCAAGTCCCTTTTTCGTCCGAAGCCCCAGTCGCGCCGCGCGTCGTCCACGGGCGGTCGGATGGTTTACGCCGTGGGGGATGTTCATGGTCGGCTCGACCTTCTGGACGGCTTGATCGGGGCGGTGACCGAGGACTATCGCGACACGGGGCGCGAAGACCCGCCTGTGCTGGTCATGCTGGGCGACTATGTGGACCGCGGCGCCCAGTCCTCGGCGGTGATCGACCGGCTGATCCTGCTGAAGGCGCAGGCGGCCGAGGGGCGTTTCGAATTTCGCACCCTGATGGGCAATCACGAAGAGACGCTGCTGCACTTCCTCGATGATCCGATGGCCGGACCGTCCTGGGTCGAATACGGCGGCGGCGAGACGCTGATGTCCTACGGCGTGCAGCGCCCCGTGGGCCGCGCCGAACCCGAGGCCTGGGAGCAGGCCCGCCAGGCCTTCCGCGCCGCCTTCCCGTCGGCTCACGAGGCGTTCCTGCGCCAGCTGGAGCTTGTGGTCGTCTATGGCGACTACGTCTTCGTTCATGCGGGCGTGCGTCCAGGCGTGCCGCTGGAGCGCCAGGTCCCTGCCGATCTGCTGTGGATCCGCAACGAATTCCTCGACAACCCGCACGGTCTGAAGGCCACCGTCGTCCACGGCCACACGCCGGTGGAGGAGGCTTTCGTGGGGCGCCAGCGGATCAATGTCGACACCGGCGCCTATGCGACCGGCGTCCTGACCGCCGTTAGACTTGATGGCGGCGAACCTAAGATCATTCAGTTTAGTAAAGCGCGCGCGACCTGA